From Chlamydiifrater volucris, one genomic window encodes:
- a CDS encoding DUF720 domain-containing protein produces MSVSAGTTPTGPIQESKLPPLEPLNTPKIGIILFNIYELLLEAITIRQQTVLTQSTQLNDNTNIQQQLNQETNQIKFAVVNSGASEAEISSVQNQNQNYSAQRSNIQDQLVTCRQNGQIILSHASTNINIIQQLASQDSSFLKTTNSIGSVVNQLNKPPG; encoded by the coding sequence ATGTCAGTATCCGCAGGAACTACACCAACAGGACCAATACAGGAATCCAAACTTCCTCCATTGGAACCGCTGAATACACCAAAAATTGGAATCATCTTATTTAACATCTACGAGTTATTACTAGAAGCTATTACCATTAGACAGCAAACTGTTTTAACTCAATCCACTCAGTTAAACGACAATACTAATATCCAACAACAATTAAACCAAGAAACTAATCAAATTAAATTCGCCGTAGTTAATTCAGGAGCATCAGAAGCTGAGATATCCTCCGTCCAAAACCAAAACCAAAACTACTCAGCACAAAGATCCAACATCCAAGACCAACTGGTTACTTGCCGACAAAACGGTCAAATAATTCTGTCCCATGCTTCAACAAATATTAACATCATTCAACAGCTAGCTTCCCAAGACTCCTCATTCCTAAAAACGACAAATTCCATAGGATCCGTAGTCAACCAGCTTAACAAACCCCCAGGATAA
- a CDS encoding DUF720 domain-containing protein, with the protein MDSTQSSTINSMTTSSGRVSSATADSIIERFSKDSNPLIVTVYYVYQSVLVAQDNLTIVAKELQANSSAQIYLNNQEALYQYTAVPKDKIDNNSPGYLQDIQSKNQAIGASRQAIQNQISGLGNASQVISSNLNTNNNIIQQSLQVGQALIQTFSQVVSLIANI; encoded by the coding sequence ATGGATTCAACACAATCTAGTACTATTAATTCAATGACAACTTCTTCTGGAAGAGTAAGCTCTGCCACAGCTGATTCTATTATAGAAAGATTCTCTAAAGACTCCAACCCCCTTATCGTAACGGTTTACTACGTGTACCAATCCGTATTGGTTGCTCAAGACAACTTAACCATCGTTGCTAAGGAACTTCAAGCAAATTCCTCTGCTCAGATCTACCTCAACAACCAAGAAGCTTTGTATCAATACACGGCAGTCCCCAAGGACAAAATAGACAACAACTCTCCAGGATATTTACAAGATATTCAATCTAAAAACCAGGCCATAGGCGCTTCTAGACAAGCTATACAAAACCAAATTTCAGGCTTAGGGAACGCCTCCCAGGTTATATCCAGCAACCTAAACACCAATAATAACATAATTCAACAATCTTTGCAGGTGGGTCAGGCTTTGATACAAACCTTCTCCCAAGTAGTCAGCTTGATTGCAAATATTTAG
- a CDS encoding MarC family protein, whose translation MLLALFQLSLLFFMLFDALGSFPVFVTLLKDFSPERRRKIIIRECLFALATLVVFITFGRKIFHLFNVSLYSFQVVGGSMLFILGLEMAFSPIKQHTESTTHNSNQDPVFFPLAFPVLTGPAVISATLSCVEEKIYSIELIFCAICLAWAASLAIFLYSTVFNRIMGSNGLIALERLFGVILLVIAGNLVLKGLSIAFNIGFYVT comes from the coding sequence ATGTTATTAGCTTTATTTCAATTAAGCCTTCTTTTTTTCATGCTTTTTGATGCGTTGGGATCTTTTCCGGTGTTCGTCACGCTACTAAAAGATTTCTCTCCAGAGAGACGTCGAAAGATCATCATAAGGGAATGTTTATTCGCGTTAGCCACATTAGTAGTTTTCATCACTTTTGGAAGGAAGATTTTTCATCTTTTTAACGTATCTTTGTACTCCTTCCAAGTAGTTGGGGGATCAATGCTCTTTATTCTCGGGCTGGAAATGGCCTTTTCTCCAATTAAACAGCACACTGAATCAACAACCCATAATTCCAACCAGGATCCAGTCTTTTTTCCTTTGGCTTTTCCCGTATTAACGGGTCCTGCGGTAATTTCTGCTACGCTAAGCTGTGTAGAAGAAAAAATTTACAGCATTGAACTTATTTTTTGCGCTATTTGCTTAGCTTGGGCTGCTTCTCTAGCAATCTTTCTTTACTCAACAGTCTTCAACCGCATTATGGGTAGCAATGGTTTGATCGCTCTTGAGCGACTATTCGGAGTAATCCTTTTAGTTATAGCAGGCAATTTAGTGCTGAAGGGCCTTAGCATAGCTTTTAACATAGGCTTTTATGTAACTTGA
- a CDS encoding nucleoside monophosphate kinase codes for MFNQEIVDVIKPYSELFSTILLFGPPGVGKDLLGNFLSQSGSQCYVSMGDVFRCYSPESPIRRMFHHYAKTGALIPDEYVINVWQYYVQGLIATGKFLPEKQDLLLSGMPRTLRQCELLGTFIRVRHVIVLEAFDEVELLTRTQRLAHTRGLVGEVGIDVLKRRLESYYRDIEELIAFYPKHKVSRIQAEQKPFEVLKDVLSRLSHVLSNPCAM; via the coding sequence ATGTTTAATCAAGAAATTGTTGATGTGATAAAACCTTATTCGGAACTTTTTTCCACTATTCTTCTTTTTGGTCCCCCAGGTGTTGGAAAAGATTTGTTAGGAAATTTTTTATCTCAATCAGGTAGTCAATGTTATGTATCTATGGGGGATGTTTTTCGCTGTTATTCTCCAGAATCTCCTATACGCAGGATGTTTCATCACTATGCCAAGACTGGGGCATTGATCCCAGACGAATACGTAATAAATGTGTGGCAGTATTACGTTCAAGGATTGATAGCCACAGGGAAATTTTTACCAGAGAAGCAAGATTTATTACTTTCCGGAATGCCCAGGACTTTGAGGCAGTGTGAGCTTTTAGGGACTTTTATAAGAGTTCGTCATGTGATTGTCTTGGAAGCTTTTGATGAAGTTGAGCTACTAACCAGGACCCAAAGATTGGCACATACTAGGGGATTAGTAGGAGAAGTAGGGATAGATGTTTTGAAGCGAAGGTTAGAGTCATATTACAGAGACATTGAGGAGCTTATAGCTTTTTACCCCAAACACAAGGTTTCTCGAATTCAAGCAGAACAAAAGCCTTTTGAAGTTTTGAAAGATGTTTTATCTAGGCTTTCCCATGTTCTTTCAAATCCTTGTGCGATGTGA
- a CDS encoding DUF720 domain-containing protein has product MSLFGSGKTANLPTSPVATVIVPSTKVISDQIIINKNSAINFCITTLLQLSIATTDFAKSVMSVLQENTVVQQAKTKELINLPLLSVPSLKEKGKKKKKGDEKVEYENSVQVQAYQDSNQQIGAQRSFIQQELSSAQQRAQANQKVVNSSFSESLQVIQAACALLEMLEQLTIKANLTRPAG; this is encoded by the coding sequence ATGTCTCTTTTTGGCTCCGGGAAAACCGCGAACTTACCCACTTCTCCTGTGGCGACTGTTATCGTTCCCTCGACAAAAGTCATATCTGATCAAATCATTATCAATAAAAATTCTGCAATAAACTTCTGCATAACTACTCTTCTTCAATTATCGATAGCTACGACTGACTTTGCCAAATCTGTTATGTCTGTACTTCAAGAAAATACGGTAGTACAACAAGCGAAAACGAAGGAACTGATAAACCTTCCTCTGTTGAGCGTTCCTTCATTAAAAGAGAAGGGCAAGAAAAAAAAGAAGGGAGACGAGAAGGTAGAGTACGAAAACAGCGTTCAAGTTCAAGCTTACCAAGACTCCAACCAACAAATTGGTGCACAAAGATCTTTTATACAACAAGAATTATCTTCCGCTCAGCAAAGAGCACAAGCAAACCAAAAAGTAGTTAACTCCTCCTTTAGTGAGTCCTTACAAGTTATCCAAGCTGCTTGTGCACTACTAGAAATGCTAGAACAATTAACTATTAAGGCTAATTTAACTAGACCTGCTGGTTAG
- a CDS encoding MarC family protein, whose product MTVQLLSFSLVLCLVTDGFLNMAYLQALFQSYSLKRSLLLLSKDLLISLPITIVLFFTGKGALSALKTPDCAILASAGALIALNGIRASFNRSGETPAIPQNRSLLFPVAIPLIIGPTWLAGCFVLITSKLQPLKSYSVLGLSWILIFLGSLAVFSLTRKNKILQASRAITGLFVSIIGVQILIRGLQLALLSR is encoded by the coding sequence ATGACTGTTCAGCTTTTATCTTTCTCTCTGGTGCTTTGCTTGGTGACCGATGGGTTTTTAAATATGGCTTATTTACAGGCTCTATTTCAATCTTATTCGCTAAAAAGATCCCTACTGCTTTTATCTAAAGATTTACTAATTTCTTTGCCTATAACTATTGTTCTTTTTTTTACTGGGAAAGGTGCTCTTTCCGCACTAAAAACTCCTGACTGCGCTATCTTAGCCTCGGCAGGAGCTTTGATAGCCTTGAACGGGATAAGGGCTTCCTTCAACAGATCGGGTGAAACCCCCGCTATCCCTCAAAATCGCTCTTTGCTTTTCCCCGTAGCAATTCCCTTAATCATTGGCCCTACATGGCTGGCTGGTTGTTTCGTTTTAATCACGAGCAAGCTCCAGCCGCTAAAAAGCTACTCTGTTTTGGGATTATCTTGGATCCTTATCTTTCTAGGCAGTTTGGCTGTGTTTTCCTTAACAAGGAAAAACAAAATCTTACAAGCCTCTAGAGCAATTACAGGTTTGTTTGTATCTATAATTGGAGTCCAAATTCTTATAAGGGGGTTGCAGTTAGCGCTGCTATCACGTTAA
- a CDS encoding ABC transporter substrate-binding protein, with protein sequence MKKSFLLPIFLIACLIIGWELWAFYSPVARLVCPPPTSIILRCFYSREILFKESIITLREIIGGFFLAGILSFLLATIMLSYKTSKTFLQPIFVLLQCIPMFTLSPIIVLWFGWGTSAVLIPTILTIFFPLTLTLYQGFSSAPRELLEYFKLQNATKVQTFTKLLLPHSIPNIFSGLKVAIGSAGFGAIAGEWVGGNSGLGILILESRRNYETELTFAGLLVLSILTISLYNLVLCFEKTIFTLQNIKQRNLLKIKKRRARSSLCILSSLVCFLVGVLSYYPRQASLNKLRNTYEISLLLDWTPNPNHIPLYVGIEKGFFSERGITLHIIKSSDNSSVIPHLMFEKTDLTLYHALGLIRAQLKGMPIVHVGRLVDKSLGGLICRKDCGISSIHDINGKTLGFCLSNPQNLSSFLKTLNTAGIYPGDIKNVSSDLLSPIISKQVDCIYGGFYNIEGIKLKALGIPIIHFLPEDYGLPSGPQLLVCAKANTLASSEQFISLFQKALHQSICFSKENPDMAFSIYAKATSKATETLEDERQQWEETLNLLAENQNPLTEGLQIELTKTIIHHYPELAEAATRHLEKLVSPKITSHKDLKEHGKA encoded by the coding sequence ATGAAAAAAAGTTTCTTATTGCCTATTTTTCTTATTGCTTGCCTCATCATTGGTTGGGAGCTTTGGGCCTTTTACTCACCTGTAGCAAGGCTTGTGTGCCCCCCCCCTACTTCTATCATTTTACGATGCTTCTACTCTCGAGAAATCTTGTTTAAAGAGTCTATAATCACTTTAAGGGAAATTATAGGAGGATTTTTCCTCGCTGGGATCCTTTCTTTCCTCTTAGCTACTATCATGCTCTCCTATAAAACGTCGAAAACTTTCCTACAACCCATTTTTGTTTTACTACAATGTATCCCCATGTTCACTCTTTCCCCCATAATAGTGTTGTGGTTTGGGTGGGGAACGAGTGCCGTGCTTATTCCTACGATCCTGACAATATTTTTCCCTTTGACACTAACCTTATATCAAGGATTTTCTTCAGCTCCTAGAGAGTTACTAGAGTATTTTAAATTACAGAATGCAACGAAAGTTCAAACATTTACAAAATTATTACTTCCTCACTCTATACCTAACATTTTCTCTGGATTAAAGGTTGCCATAGGTTCAGCAGGTTTTGGAGCTATAGCAGGAGAGTGGGTCGGTGGCAACTCGGGACTGGGAATCCTCATCTTAGAAAGTCGCAGAAACTATGAAACAGAACTCACTTTTGCTGGCCTTTTGGTACTTTCTATATTAACAATTTCTCTATACAATTTGGTCCTTTGCTTTGAGAAGACAATCTTCACTCTCCAAAATATAAAGCAAAGAAATCTGTTAAAAATCAAAAAACGTAGAGCTAGAAGTTCCCTCTGTATCCTTTCTTCCTTGGTGTGTTTTTTAGTAGGAGTTCTTTCCTATTATCCTAGACAAGCATCTCTTAACAAATTGAGGAATACTTACGAGATTTCCTTATTGCTCGATTGGACACCGAACCCAAATCATATTCCCCTCTATGTAGGGATAGAAAAAGGGTTTTTTTCTGAACGAGGGATTACCCTCCATATTATTAAAAGCTCTGATAATAGCTCCGTGATTCCCCATCTGATGTTTGAGAAGACAGATCTTACTCTTTATCATGCACTTGGATTAATTCGAGCCCAACTAAAAGGCATGCCCATCGTACATGTGGGTAGACTAGTAGATAAAAGTCTTGGAGGGTTGATATGTAGGAAGGACTGTGGTATCTCTTCCATCCATGATATCAACGGAAAAACCTTGGGATTTTGCTTAAGTAACCCTCAAAATTTGTCTTCTTTTTTGAAAACTTTGAATACAGCAGGTATTTATCCGGGGGATATCAAAAATGTAAGCTCAGACCTTCTTTCTCCCATTATCTCGAAACAAGTTGATTGTATATATGGAGGATTTTACAACATCGAAGGCATTAAACTAAAAGCTCTCGGAATTCCCATTATCCATTTCCTCCCAGAAGATTATGGACTCCCTTCTGGCCCTCAGCTATTGGTCTGTGCCAAAGCCAATACTCTTGCATCTTCAGAACAGTTTATAAGTCTATTCCAAAAAGCACTCCACCAAAGCATCTGCTTTTCTAAAGAGAATCCAGATATGGCTTTCTCCATATATGCAAAGGCTACTTCGAAAGCAACTGAAACGCTGGAAGATGAAAGACAACAATGGGAAGAAACGTTAAACCTTCTAGCAGAAAATCAAAACCCCTTGACCGAAGGACTGCAAATAGAACTTACTAAAACTATTATCCACCATTATCCAGAGCTGGCCGAAGCCGCAACGAGGCATTTAGAAAAGCTTGTTTCTCCAAAGATCACATCGCACAAGGATTTGAAAGAACATGGGAAAGCCTAG
- the fumC gene encoding class II fumarate hydratase has protein sequence MRQEFDSLGTVEVPENVYYGAQTQRSLQFFSWGEEKMPEPVIRALVLIKKCAAKANADLGLLEKKTSERIVAASEEILTGNFFEHFPLRVWQTGSGTQSNMNVNEVIANLAIKRSGGIVGSKDPVHPNDHVNCSQSSNDVFPTAMHIAAVRELKYQLIPSLERIISVITEKSKEFHKHVKIGRTHLMDAVPMTLGQEFSGYLDQLKKNVERIGFSFTHLHELAIGATAVGTGLNVPPGFVEKFLEYLRQETGEPFCAASNTFSALSCHDSLVFAQSCLSSLACSLTKIATDLSFLGSGPRCGLGELFFPENEPGSSIMPGKINPTQCEAILMVCTQIFGYTQSVVYGGSRGNFELNVMKPVIIYNFLRSVSLLSGAMRSFADNFILGLRVNEMKIKEYTERSLMIVTALSPVIGYDKCSKIALKALHENLTLREAATSLGFISEEEFDKHVNPANMVGDH, from the coding sequence ATGCGGCAAGAGTTCGACAGTTTAGGAACCGTGGAAGTTCCAGAGAACGTGTATTATGGCGCACAAACACAAAGATCTCTACAATTTTTTTCTTGGGGTGAAGAAAAGATGCCCGAACCTGTTATTAGGGCGCTGGTTTTGATAAAAAAATGTGCAGCTAAGGCCAACGCTGATCTGGGTCTCCTGGAGAAGAAAACTTCTGAAAGGATAGTTGCTGCTTCTGAAGAAATTTTAACAGGAAACTTTTTTGAACACTTTCCTTTAAGAGTATGGCAAACAGGAAGTGGTACACAATCAAACATGAATGTTAATGAAGTAATAGCAAATTTAGCTATTAAGCGTTCTGGAGGGATTGTGGGTTCCAAAGATCCAGTTCACCCTAACGATCATGTGAATTGTTCTCAGTCGTCCAATGATGTCTTCCCTACCGCCATGCATATAGCGGCAGTTCGAGAATTAAAATATCAACTGATTCCCTCGCTGGAGCGTATTATTTCCGTCATAACCGAAAAGTCTAAAGAGTTTCATAAACATGTTAAAATAGGTAGAACACACCTCATGGATGCTGTCCCTATGACTTTGGGGCAGGAGTTTTCGGGTTATTTAGATCAATTGAAAAAGAATGTTGAAAGAATAGGGTTTTCCTTCACACACTTGCACGAACTTGCCATAGGAGCGACTGCGGTTGGCACTGGGTTAAACGTTCCTCCTGGGTTTGTGGAGAAGTTTCTTGAATATCTAAGACAGGAAACCGGAGAGCCTTTTTGTGCAGCTTCTAATACATTTTCTGCTTTATCTTGCCATGATTCGCTAGTTTTTGCTCAGTCTTGTCTATCCTCTCTAGCTTGCTCATTGACTAAAATTGCTACGGATTTGAGTTTCTTAGGATCAGGACCTCGATGTGGTTTGGGGGAATTATTTTTCCCTGAAAATGAACCAGGGTCTTCCATCATGCCAGGAAAAATCAATCCTACTCAATGTGAAGCTATCTTAATGGTCTGCACTCAAATTTTTGGTTACACGCAATCTGTAGTTTATGGAGGGAGTAGAGGTAACTTTGAGTTGAATGTGATGAAGCCTGTTATTATTTACAATTTCCTAAGATCTGTATCCTTACTCTCAGGAGCGATGCGATCTTTCGCTGATAACTTTATTTTAGGCCTTCGTGTGAACGAAATGAAGATTAAAGAATACACGGAGAGATCTCTGATGATTGTAACAGCGTTATCTCCCGTAATAGGTTATGACAAATGCTCAAAGATAGCGCTCAAGGCCCTTCATGAAAATCTGACTCTTAGAGAAGCCGCAACATCCCTAGGATTTATTTCGGAAGAAGAATTTGATAAGCATGTTAACCCAGCCAACATGGTAGGCGACCATTAA
- a CDS encoding methionyl aminopeptidase: MSRNDLCWCGSKKKWKHCHYPIKGMQEKPKDIISWYRSKYGILIKSDVEIRKIRNACQVTAHILNELCSAAKEGITTKELDALSRKLHSKFSAIPAPLHYGTPPFPATICTSLNEVICHGIPNDTPLKKGDILNIDVSCIVDGFYGDCSRMVLIEPVSEEKQLVCKASLEGLEKAINILRPDLPIYAIGDTIEDVAAEYGFSVVDQFVGHGVGIQFHEEPYIPHHRNKCNTPLAPGMTFTIEPMINVGRKEGVLDSKNHWEARTVDGKPSAQWEHTLLITEEGCEILTLLNE; encoded by the coding sequence ATCAGTAGGAATGACCTCTGCTGGTGTGGTAGCAAAAAGAAGTGGAAACACTGTCACTATCCCATCAAAGGCATGCAAGAAAAACCTAAGGACATCATCTCTTGGTATCGATCCAAATACGGAATTTTGATAAAAAGCGATGTCGAAATAAGGAAAATTCGAAACGCTTGTCAAGTTACAGCTCATATTTTGAACGAGCTTTGTTCTGCAGCAAAAGAAGGGATCACTACCAAGGAATTGGATGCTTTATCTAGAAAATTACATAGTAAATTCTCTGCAATACCGGCTCCCCTGCATTATGGCACTCCGCCTTTCCCGGCAACAATTTGTACGTCCCTAAACGAGGTTATTTGCCATGGAATTCCTAACGATACTCCATTGAAGAAAGGTGACATACTTAACATAGATGTCTCCTGTATTGTCGATGGCTTCTACGGTGATTGCAGTCGAATGGTGCTAATAGAACCTGTTTCTGAAGAAAAACAGCTTGTCTGCAAAGCCTCCCTAGAAGGGTTAGAAAAAGCTATAAACATTTTAAGACCCGACCTCCCTATTTATGCTATCGGAGATACCATAGAAGACGTTGCTGCTGAATATGGTTTTTCTGTCGTAGATCAATTTGTTGGTCATGGGGTAGGCATACAATTTCATGAAGAGCCTTATATCCCTCACCATCGTAACAAATGTAATACCCCCCTAGCGCCAGGGATGACTTTCACGATAGAACCGATGATCAATGTGGGACGTAAAGAAGGGGTGTTAGACTCGAAAAACCACTGGGAAGCCAGAACAGTTGACGGAAAGCCCAGCGCGCAATGGGAACACACCCTCTTAATTACTGAAGAAGGATGCGAGATATTAACTCTTCTAAATGAGTAA